The Bos taurus isolate L1 Dominette 01449 registration number 42190680 breed Hereford chromosome 18, ARS-UCD2.0, whole genome shotgun sequence genome has a window encoding:
- the LOC101904371 gene encoding glutaredoxin-1-like: MAQTFVNSKIQSGKVVVFIKPTCPYCKRTPELLNQLPFKQGLLEFVSITANSDTNEIQDYLQQLTGARTVPRVFVGKECIGGCTDLVNIHERGELLTRIKQIEALQ, encoded by the coding sequence ATGGCTCAAACATTCGTGAACAGCAAGATCCAGTCTGGGAAGGTGGTCGTGTTCATCAAGCCCACCTGCCCCTACTGCAAAAGGACTCCAGAGCTCCTCAATCAACTGCCCTTCAAACAAGGGCTTTTGGAATTTGTCAGTATCACAGCCAACAGTGACACCAATGAGATACAAGATTACTTGCAACAGCTCACAGGAGCCAGAACGGTACCTCGGGTCTTCGTTGGTAAAGAGTGCATAGGTGGATGCACTGATCTAGTAAATATACATGAGAGAGGGGAACTGTTGACACGGATAAAGCAAATTGAAGCTCTGCAATAA